TCCAACTCCTACTTCAATATCATCTGCTGCTATAAATGAATTTGGCATATCCTTAATCTGCTCAAAACTCTTTTTTGCTCCACCTATTTCAAATGTAAATTTATCATCCACTATAAAGTCGCCTTGTTTTGGGATATTTAGCCTATGTTTTACCCTTAGCTGATTGGCAAAAAAAGTCTCTCTTATGGTACCCGCCTTGCAATCATTGCCGTAAGCGTAAATTAAATTTGTATTATTCATATATATTTTTGCCGGCTTTACTAGCTTACTAAGTCCTCTGCTTTGCTCATCTATCATGCTTACTAGCCTTGCATCGTTTAAATAGGCAATGTAATCATACAGTTTGGCTCTACTTATCTCGGCAAGAGCCGCAATTTTAGTATAATTCACCTCAAACGGCTCGCTTTGGCAAACTACTTCAAGCAGTTTTTTAAGCTTATATGTATATTTTTGCTCAACTAACCCAAGAGACGTTAGATCTACGTCTATACTTAAATTAATAGTATTTAGCAAGCTTTCGTAGTATGAGCTTTGCTTATTAAAGTAGAATGGATAGTAGCCAAATTTGAGATATTTTTTAAATAGATTTTGCTTTATTTTTAAGTCATTTGCTATTGCCTGGTGGTCTTTTAGTATTGTTTCTAGGGCAAATTTATCTATCGTCATACTGTTTTCAAGCTCTAAAAACTCTCTAAAACTAAGCCCCTCTAGGCTAAATACGCTAACTCTACGCGATAAATCGCTCTTTGCATTTAGTATGCTTACCGCCGATGAGCCCGTAAAAATTACATTTAAAGGGCTCATGTCATATATGGTTTTTAGATGTGCAGCAAAATCTTCGTATTTATGAACTTCATCTAGTAACAGATATTCGCCACCATTATCTAC
Above is a window of Campylobacter concisus DNA encoding:
- a CDS encoding ATP-binding protein, coding for MLNLIEQYQERFLKNFNTTYKRYLYNEINFSEKLIGIVGARGAGKTTMLFQKLLELKAQNKKALYISLDYPFLGSTSLSELAFEFVDNGGEYLLLDEVHKYEDFAAHLKTIYDMSPLNVIFTGSSAVSILNAKSDLSRRVSVFSLEGLSFREFLELENSMTIDKFALETILKDHQAIANDLKIKQNLFKKYLKFGYYPFYFNKQSSYYESLLNTINLSIDVDLTSLGLVEQKYTYKLKKLLEVVCQSEPFEVNYTKIAALAEISRAKLYDYIAYLNDARLVSMIDEQSRGLSKLVKPAKIYMNNTNLIYAYGNDCKAGTIRETFFANQLRVKHRLNIPKQGDFIVDDKFTFEIGGAKKSFEQIKDMPNSFIAADDIEVGVGNKIPLWLFGFLY